The Methanococcus voltae PS genome segment CTCTTGGCCAAGCAACAGCTTTAGCACTTAAAGCGTGGAATTTCTTACCTGCTTTCAAAAGAGGTTTTTCTTTTCTTCCACCACCAGCAACTACACCGATTGTAGCTCTACATGATGGGTTTAAAACTTTTGGATATCCGGAAGGTAATTTGATAATAGTTTTTCCTACGTCGTGTGAAACAACGTGAGCATAGCAACCACCAGCTCTAACTAATTTACCACCGTCTCCAGGAATAGTTTCAATGTTGTATACAGGAATACCTTCAGGTATTTCAGCTAAAGGTAATACGTTACCAGGCTTGATTTCTGCACTGATACCACAAGCAATTTCATCCCCAACTTTTTTACCTTCAGGGATTAAAACTAATCTTTCTTCACCATTTTCAAATCTTACTTTTCCAACAGGAGCGCTTCTTCCAGGGTCATGTAATACGTCGATTAAAGCACCTACAACACTGCCGGTTTTCTCTGATTCGTCGTATGACCTGTATTTAACAGCTCCTTTTCTTTTATGAGATGGGGATGTGTATTTAGGAGTCCCTCTACCTCTATTTTGGGATATTAGTCTTTTACCCATTTATATCACCATCGATTGTATCTACAAGTGTGTGTTTGAGTAATCTGATTTTACTTGTTTTCATCTTTTACGA includes the following:
- a CDS encoding 50S ribosomal protein L2 — encoded protein: MGKRLISQNRGRGTPKYTSPSHKRKGAVKYRSYDESEKTGSVVGALIDVLHDPGRSAPVGKVRFENGEERLVLIPEGKKVGDEIACGISAEIKPGNVLPLAEIPEGIPVYNIETIPGDGGKLVRAGGCYAHVVSHDVGKTIIKLPSGYPKVLNPSCRATIGVVAGGGRKEKPLLKAGKKFHALSAKAVAWPRVRGVAMNAVDHPYGGGRHQHTGKPTSVSRHTSPGRKVGHIASRRTGGKR